GCCGCCGTGCGGGTGGGCGAGCTGCGCGATTCCTCGCTCGTGGCACGCCGTTTCGACTGGCAGCAACTGATGCTGGTCGCCAGCCCGGATTACCTGGCCACGCAAGGCACGCCCGGCAAGGTGGGGGATCTCGCCACGCATACCGGCATCCTGTTCCGCATGCCGACGAGCGGGCGCAACCGCCCCTGGCAGCTGCGCGAAGGGCCGCGCGAGATCACGCTGGAACCGACGCACCGCATCCAGGTGAACGACGGTGAGGGCATGGTCGCGCTGGTCTTGCAGGGGCTGGGCCTGGGGCAGATCCCGGACAACATGATTCGCGACGAACTGGCCCGCGGCGCCCTGGTGGAGGTGCTTGCCGACTATCGCCCCGCGCGCATGCCAATCAGCATCGTGATGCCATCTGGCCGCCTGCAGCCGGCGCGGGTGCGCGCGCTGATCGAAACCCTTGAAGGCCTGCGAACTCCGTAGAATCGCCCCGGCCGCAGCGTACCGCCCCCTCGAATCGCCAGCTAGCGGCCGGCCCGACCGAACCCGTTCACAAGGAACCCGCCTCATGTCTTCCCGCCCGATGCAGACCTACCGCGGCAGTTGCCACTGCGGCGCCGTGCAGTTCGAGATCGACACCGACTTCCCCGAGCTGACGCAATGCGACTGCTCGATCTGCCGCAAGAAGAACGCGCTGATGGTGAAGGTGCATGAAAGCCACTTCCGCCTGCTGGCCGGCGAAGCCTCGCTCACCGAATATCAGTTCCACACCCGCACCGCGCGCCACTTCTTCTGCAAGGTCTGCGGCATCTACACCTTCCACCGCAAGCGGGTGACGCCCGACAACTTTGGCATCAACGTCCATTGCCTCGATGGCTTCGACCCGACAGGCATCCCGGTACGGCAGGCGATCGGCGCATCGATGCCCTGACGTGCCTGAACGGACATCTGGCACTATGCTTGCCGTTCCCGCGCTCCAGCGCGGGCGGCGCGCCTGACGGCTGCGCCGGCTGCAACCCTTGCCTGGCTGATGCATGAACGCTGAACGCAGACGGCTGACCCTCTCGCTGCTGATCTCACTGCTCGCGCACGCGATGCTGTTGAGCCTGAGTTTCGGCGGTCAGGGCTTCGGGCTGCC
This region of Niveibacterium umoris genomic DNA includes:
- a CDS encoding LysR family transcriptional regulator, whose product is MKGLHPLVAFAQTARRRSFAAAARDLGGTPSTVAKSVARLEASLGVQLFHRTTRQVNLTADGERLFQRCERVLAELEDLYADAAGTRGAISGTLRIDMPITYGRRVLLPLLAGLLRQHPQLRLDARLRDDYADLVRDGLDAAVRVGELRDSSLVARRFDWQQLMLVASPDYLATQGTPGKVGDLATHTGILFRMPTSGRNRPWQLREGPREITLEPTHRIQVNDGEGMVALVLQGLGLGQIPDNMIRDELARGALVEVLADYRPARMPISIVMPSGRLQPARVRALIETLEGLRTP
- a CDS encoding GFA family protein, yielding MSSRPMQTYRGSCHCGAVQFEIDTDFPELTQCDCSICRKKNALMVKVHESHFRLLAGEASLTEYQFHTRTARHFFCKVCGIYTFHRKRVTPDNFGINVHCLDGFDPTGIPVRQAIGASMP